In Canis lupus dingo isolate Sandy chromosome 12, ASM325472v2, whole genome shotgun sequence, the following proteins share a genomic window:
- the BAG6 gene encoding large proline-rich protein BAG6 isoform X11, with translation MEPTDSTSTTSSMEEPDSLEVLVKTLDSQTRTFIVGAQMNVKEFKEHIAASVSIPSEKQRLIYQGRVLQDDKKLQEYNVGGKVIHLVERAPPQTPLPSGASSGIGSASATHGGGPPPGTRGPGASVHDRNANSYVMVGTFNLPSDGSAVDVHINMEQAPIQSEPRVRLVMAQHMIRDIQTLLSRMEQSPLPLVSRISPLQCRGGPQAQHSQPPPQTPAVASEPVALSSQTSEAVESEVPPREPMEAEEVEERASAQSPELTPSGPAPVGPAPAPETNAPNHPSPAEYVEVLQELQRLESRLQPFLQRYYEVLGTAATTDYNNNQEGREEDQRLINLVGESLRLLGNTFVALSDLRCNLACAPPRHLHVVRPMSHYTTPMVLQQAAIPIQINVGTTVTMTGNGTRPPPTANAEAAPPGPGQASSLAPTSTTVESSTEGAPPPGPAPPPTTSHPRVIRISHQSVEPVVMMHMNIQDSGTQPGGVPSAPTGPLGPPGHGQTLGSTLIQLPSLPPEFMHAVAHQITHQAMVAAVASAAAGQQVPGFPTAPTRVVIARPTPPQARPSHPGGPPVSGTLQGSGLGTNASLAQMVSGLVGQLLMQPVLVAQGTPGMAPPPAPATASASAGTTNTATTAGPAPGGPAQPPPPQPSAADLQFSQLLGNLLGPAGPGAGGPGMASPTITVAMPGVPAFLQGMTDFLQAAQTAPPPPPPPPPPPPAPEQQTVPPPGSPSGGTGSPGGLGLESLSPEFFTSVVQGVLNSLLGSLGARAGSSESIAAFIQRLSGSSNIFEPGADGALGFFGALLSLLCQNFSMVDVVMLLHGHFQPLQRLQPQLRSFFHQHYLGGQEPTPGNIRTATHTLITGLEEYVRESFSLVQVQPGVDIIRTNLEFLQEQFNSIAAHVLHCTDSGFGARLLELCNQGLFECLALNLHCLGGQQMELAAVINGRIRRMSRGVNPSLVSWLTTMMGLRLQVVLEHMPVGPDAILRYVRRVGDPPQPLPEEPMEVQGSERTSPEPQRENASPAPGTTAEEAMSRGPPPAPEGGGGGSREEQDGAAAETEPWAAAVPPEWVPIIQQDIQSQRKVKPQPPLSDAYLSGMPAKRRKLRADIQKRLQEDPNYSPQRFPNAHRAFTDDP, from the exons ATGGAGCCCACTGATAGTACCAGTACCACTTCCAGTATGGAGGAGCCTGACAGCCTGGAGGTGCTGGTGAAGACCTTGGACTCTCAGACTCGGACATTTATTGTGGGGGCCCAG ATGAATGTAAAGGAGTTTAAAGAGCACATTGCTGCCTCTGTTAGTATTCCCTCTGAGAAACAACGGCTCATTTATCAGGGACGAGTTCTGCAGGATGATAAGAAGCTCCAGGAATACA ATGTTGGGGGAAAGGTTATTCACCTGGTGGAACGGGCTCCTCCTCAGACTCCGCTCCCTTCTGGGGCATCTTCTGGGATAGGATCTGCCTCAGCCACCCATGGTGGAGGACCCCCGCCTGGTACTCGGGGGCCTGGGGCCTCTGTTCATGACCGGAATGCCAACAGCTATGTCATGGTTGGAACCTTTAACCTTCCT AGTGACGGCTCTGCTGTGGATGTTCACATCAACATGGAACAGGCCCCGATTCAG AGTGAGCCCCGAGTACGGCTGGTGATGGCTCAACACATGATCAGGGATATACAAACCTTACTATCCCGGATGGAG CAGTCTCCTCTTCCTCTGGTATCCCGAATCTCTCCACTTCAGTGTCGAGGGGGACCCCAAGCACAGCATAGTCAGCCGCCCCCCCAGACACCAGCTGTGGCCTCGGAGCCGGTAGCCTTGAGCTCTCAAACATCAGAAGCAGTTGAGAGTGAAGTGCCTCCTCGGGAGCCTATGGAGGCAGAAGAAGTGGAGGAGCGTGCCTCAGCCCAGAGCCCGGAACTCACCCCTTCTGGCCCAGCCCCAGTGggcccagcacctgccccagAGACAAATGCACCCAA TCATCCTTCCCCTGCGGAGTATGTCGAAGTGCTTCAGGAGCTACAGCGGCTtgagagccgccttcagcccttcTTGCAGCGCTACTACGAGGTTCTGGGTACTGCTGCCACCACGGACTACAACAATAAC CAGGAGGGCCGAGAAGAGGACCAGCGCTTGATCAACTTAGTGGGGGAGAGCCTGCGGCTGCTGGGTAACACTTTCGTGGCGCTGTCTGACCTGCGCTGCAATCTGGCCTGTGCGCCCCCACGACACCTGCATGTGGTCCGGCCCATGTCTCACTACACTACCCCCATGGTGCTTCAGCAAGCAGCCATTCCCATCCAG ATCAATGTGGGAACCACTGTGACCATGACGGGGAATGGGACTCGGCCCCCCCCAACTGCCAATGCGGAGGCAGCTCCCCCTGGTCCTGGGCAGGCCTCGTCCCTGGCTCCCACTTCTACCACTGTCGAGTCTTCAACCGAGGGGGCTCCCCCGCCAGGGCCAGCTCCCCCCCCAACCACCAGTCACCCGAGGGTCATCCGAATTTCCCACCAGAGCGTGGAACCCGTGGTCATGATGCACATGAATATCCAAG aTTCCGGCACACAGCCTGGTGGAGTTCCGAGTGCTCCCACTGGCCCCCTAGGACCCCCTGGTCATGGCCAGACCCTGG gctccaccctcatccagctgccctccctgccccctgagTTCATGCACGCCGTCGCCCACCAGATCACTCATCAGGCCATGGTGGCAGCTGTTGCCTCCGCGGCCGCAG GACAGCAGGTGCCAGGCTTCCCTACGGCTCCGACCCGGGTGGTGATTGCCCGGCCCACCCCTCCACAGGCTCGGCCTTCCCATCCTGGGGGGCCCCCCGTCTCGGGTACTCTA CAGGGCTCCGGGCTAGGTACCAATGCTTCTCTGGCCCAGATGGTGAGCGGCCTTGTGGGGCAGCTCCTGATGCAGCCTGTTCTGGTGG CTCAGGGGACCCCAGGAATGGctccacctccagcccctgccaCTGCTTCAGCTAGTGCCGGCACTACCAACACCGCTACCACAGCTGGCCCTGCTCCCGGGGGGcctgcccagcctcctccccctcAGCCCTCGGCCGCCGACCTGCAGTTCTCTCAGCTCCTGGGGAACTTGCTGGGgccagcagggcctggggccGGCGGGCCTGGCATGGCTTCTCCCACCATCACCGTGGCCATGCCCGGCGTCCCCGCCTTTCTACAGGGCATGACTGACTTTCTGCAG GCAGCACAGacagcccctccacccccgccgccgccgccgcccccgcccccagcaccgGAGCAGCAGACTGTGCCCCCACCAGGGTCCCCTTCTGGTGGCACAGGGAGTCCTGGAGGCCTGGGTCTTGAGAGCCTTTCACCGGAGTTTTTTACATCTGTGGTGCAGGGTGTGCTGAActccctgctgggctccctgggggcgCGGGCCGGCAGCAGTGAGAGCATCGCTGCTTTCATCCAGCGCCTCAGCGGATCCAGTAACATCTTCGAGCCTGGGGCAGATGGGGCCCTCG GATTCTTCGGGGCCCTGCTTTCTCTTTTGTGCCAGAACTTTTCCATGGTAGACGTGGTGATGCTTCTTCACGGCCATTTCCAGCCACTGCAGCGGCTCCAGCCCCAGCTGCGGTCCTTTTTCCACCAGCACTACCTGGGTGGCCAAGAGCCCACACCCGGTAACATACGG ACGGCGACCCACACATTGATCACGGGGCTGGAAGAATACGTGCGGGAGAGTTTC TCTTTGGTGCAGGTTCAGCCTGGTGTGGACATCATCCGGACCAACCTGGAGTTTCTCCAGGAGCAGTTCAACAGCATTGCTGCTCATGTGCTGCACTGCACAG ATAGTGGATTTGGGGCCCGTTTGTTGGAGTTGTGTAACCAGGGCCTGTTTGAGTGCCTGGCCCTCAACCTGCACTGCTTGGGGGGCCAGCAGATGGAACTCGCTGCTGTCATCAATGGCCGGATA CGTCGCATGTCTCGTGGGGTGAACCCGTCCCTGGTGAGCTGGCTGACCACTATGATGGGGCTGAGGCTTCAGGTGGTTCTGGAGCACATGCCTGTGGGCCCCGATGCCATCCTCAGATACGTCCGCAGGGTTGGCGACCCACCCCAG CCACTTCCTGAGGAGCCGATGGAAGTTCAGGGATCAGAGAGGACTTCTCCTGAGCCTCAG CGGGAGAATGCCTCCCCGGCCCCAGGAACAACGGCAGAAGAGGCCATGTCTCGAGGGCCTCCTCCTGCACctgagggcggcggcggcggctcccgtGAAGAGCAGGACGGAGCTGCAGCCGAGACTGAGCCTTGGGCAGCTGCCGTCCCCCCA GAGTGGGTCCCGATTATCCAGCAGGACATTCAGAGCCAGCGGAAAGTGAAGCCGCAGCCCCCCTTGAGCGATGCCTACCTCAGTGGTATGCCTGCCAAGAGACGCAAG ctccgGGCTGATATACAGAAGCGACTGCAGGAAGACCCCAACTACAGCCCCCAGCGCTTCCCTAATGCCCACCGGGCCTTCACTGATGATCCCTAG
- the BAG6 gene encoding large proline-rich protein BAG6 isoform X3, whose product MEPTDSTSTTSSMEEPDSLEVLVKTLDSQTRTFIVGAQMNVKEFKEHIAASVSIPSEKQRLIYQGRVLQDDKKLQEYNVGGKVIHLVERAPPQTPLPSGASSGIGSASATHGGGPPPGTRGPGASVHDRNANSYVMVGTFNLPSDGSAVDVHINMEQAPIQSEPRVRLVMAQHMIRDIQTLLSRMEQSPLPLVSRISPLQCRGGPQAQHSQPPPQTPAVASEPVALSSQTSEAVESEVPPREPMEAEEVEERASAQSPELTPSGPAPVGPAPAPETNAPNHPSPAEYVEVLQELQRLESRLQPFLQRYYEVLGTAATTDYNNNEGREEDQRLINLVGESLRLLGNTFVALSDLRCNLACAPPRHLHVVRPMSHYTTPMVLQQAAIPIQINVGTTVTMTGNGTRPPPTANAEAAPPGPGQASSLAPTSTTVESSTEGAPPPGPAPPPTTSHPRVIRISHQSVEPVVMMHMNIQDSGTQPGGVPSAPTGPLGPPGHGQTLGSTLIQLPSLPPEFMHAVAHQITHQAMVAAVASAAAGQQVPGFPTAPTRVVIARPTPPQARPSHPGGPPVSGTLQGSGLGTNASLAQMVSGLVGQLLMQPVLVAQGTPGMAPPPAPATASASAGTTNTATTAGPAPGGPAQPPPPQPSAADLQFSQLLGNLLGPAGPGAGGPGMASPTITVAMPGVPAFLQGMTDFLQAAQTAPPPPPPPPPPPPAPEQQTVPPPGSPSGGTGSPGGLGLESLSPEFFTSVVQGVLNSLLGSLGARAGSSESIAAFIQRLSGSSNIFEPGADGALGFFGALLSLLCQNFSMVDVVMLLHGHFQPLQRLQPQLRSFFHQHYLGGQEPTPGNIRTATHTLITGLEEYVRESFSLVQVQPGVDIIRTNLEFLQEQFNSIAAHVLHCTDSGFGARLLELCNQGLFECLALNLHCLGGQQMELAAVINGRIRRMSRGVNPSLVSWLTTMMGLRLQVVLEHMPVGPDAILRYVRRVGDPPQPLPEEPMEVQGSERTSPEPQRENASPAPGTTAEEAMSRGPPPAPEGGGGGSREEQDGAAAETEPWAAAVPPEWVPIIQQDIQSQRKVKPQPPLSDAYLSGMPAKRRKTMQGEGPQLLLSEAVSRAAKAAGARPLTSPESLSRDLEAPEVQESYRQQLRADIQKRLQEDPNYSPQRFPNAHRAFTDDP is encoded by the exons ATGGAGCCCACTGATAGTACCAGTACCACTTCCAGTATGGAGGAGCCTGACAGCCTGGAGGTGCTGGTGAAGACCTTGGACTCTCAGACTCGGACATTTATTGTGGGGGCCCAG ATGAATGTAAAGGAGTTTAAAGAGCACATTGCTGCCTCTGTTAGTATTCCCTCTGAGAAACAACGGCTCATTTATCAGGGACGAGTTCTGCAGGATGATAAGAAGCTCCAGGAATACA ATGTTGGGGGAAAGGTTATTCACCTGGTGGAACGGGCTCCTCCTCAGACTCCGCTCCCTTCTGGGGCATCTTCTGGGATAGGATCTGCCTCAGCCACCCATGGTGGAGGACCCCCGCCTGGTACTCGGGGGCCTGGGGCCTCTGTTCATGACCGGAATGCCAACAGCTATGTCATGGTTGGAACCTTTAACCTTCCT AGTGACGGCTCTGCTGTGGATGTTCACATCAACATGGAACAGGCCCCGATTCAG AGTGAGCCCCGAGTACGGCTGGTGATGGCTCAACACATGATCAGGGATATACAAACCTTACTATCCCGGATGGAG CAGTCTCCTCTTCCTCTGGTATCCCGAATCTCTCCACTTCAGTGTCGAGGGGGACCCCAAGCACAGCATAGTCAGCCGCCCCCCCAGACACCAGCTGTGGCCTCGGAGCCGGTAGCCTTGAGCTCTCAAACATCAGAAGCAGTTGAGAGTGAAGTGCCTCCTCGGGAGCCTATGGAGGCAGAAGAAGTGGAGGAGCGTGCCTCAGCCCAGAGCCCGGAACTCACCCCTTCTGGCCCAGCCCCAGTGggcccagcacctgccccagAGACAAATGCACCCAA TCATCCTTCCCCTGCGGAGTATGTCGAAGTGCTTCAGGAGCTACAGCGGCTtgagagccgccttcagcccttcTTGCAGCGCTACTACGAGGTTCTGGGTACTGCTGCCACCACGGACTACAACAATAAC GAGGGCCGAGAAGAGGACCAGCGCTTGATCAACTTAGTGGGGGAGAGCCTGCGGCTGCTGGGTAACACTTTCGTGGCGCTGTCTGACCTGCGCTGCAATCTGGCCTGTGCGCCCCCACGACACCTGCATGTGGTCCGGCCCATGTCTCACTACACTACCCCCATGGTGCTTCAGCAAGCAGCCATTCCCATCCAG ATCAATGTGGGAACCACTGTGACCATGACGGGGAATGGGACTCGGCCCCCCCCAACTGCCAATGCGGAGGCAGCTCCCCCTGGTCCTGGGCAGGCCTCGTCCCTGGCTCCCACTTCTACCACTGTCGAGTCTTCAACCGAGGGGGCTCCCCCGCCAGGGCCAGCTCCCCCCCCAACCACCAGTCACCCGAGGGTCATCCGAATTTCCCACCAGAGCGTGGAACCCGTGGTCATGATGCACATGAATATCCAAG aTTCCGGCACACAGCCTGGTGGAGTTCCGAGTGCTCCCACTGGCCCCCTAGGACCCCCTGGTCATGGCCAGACCCTGG gctccaccctcatccagctgccctccctgccccctgagTTCATGCACGCCGTCGCCCACCAGATCACTCATCAGGCCATGGTGGCAGCTGTTGCCTCCGCGGCCGCAG GACAGCAGGTGCCAGGCTTCCCTACGGCTCCGACCCGGGTGGTGATTGCCCGGCCCACCCCTCCACAGGCTCGGCCTTCCCATCCTGGGGGGCCCCCCGTCTCGGGTACTCTA CAGGGCTCCGGGCTAGGTACCAATGCTTCTCTGGCCCAGATGGTGAGCGGCCTTGTGGGGCAGCTCCTGATGCAGCCTGTTCTGGTGG CTCAGGGGACCCCAGGAATGGctccacctccagcccctgccaCTGCTTCAGCTAGTGCCGGCACTACCAACACCGCTACCACAGCTGGCCCTGCTCCCGGGGGGcctgcccagcctcctccccctcAGCCCTCGGCCGCCGACCTGCAGTTCTCTCAGCTCCTGGGGAACTTGCTGGGgccagcagggcctggggccGGCGGGCCTGGCATGGCTTCTCCCACCATCACCGTGGCCATGCCCGGCGTCCCCGCCTTTCTACAGGGCATGACTGACTTTCTGCAG GCAGCACAGacagcccctccacccccgccgccgccgccgcccccgcccccagcaccgGAGCAGCAGACTGTGCCCCCACCAGGGTCCCCTTCTGGTGGCACAGGGAGTCCTGGAGGCCTGGGTCTTGAGAGCCTTTCACCGGAGTTTTTTACATCTGTGGTGCAGGGTGTGCTGAActccctgctgggctccctgggggcgCGGGCCGGCAGCAGTGAGAGCATCGCTGCTTTCATCCAGCGCCTCAGCGGATCCAGTAACATCTTCGAGCCTGGGGCAGATGGGGCCCTCG GATTCTTCGGGGCCCTGCTTTCTCTTTTGTGCCAGAACTTTTCCATGGTAGACGTGGTGATGCTTCTTCACGGCCATTTCCAGCCACTGCAGCGGCTCCAGCCCCAGCTGCGGTCCTTTTTCCACCAGCACTACCTGGGTGGCCAAGAGCCCACACCCGGTAACATACGG ACGGCGACCCACACATTGATCACGGGGCTGGAAGAATACGTGCGGGAGAGTTTC TCTTTGGTGCAGGTTCAGCCTGGTGTGGACATCATCCGGACCAACCTGGAGTTTCTCCAGGAGCAGTTCAACAGCATTGCTGCTCATGTGCTGCACTGCACAG ATAGTGGATTTGGGGCCCGTTTGTTGGAGTTGTGTAACCAGGGCCTGTTTGAGTGCCTGGCCCTCAACCTGCACTGCTTGGGGGGCCAGCAGATGGAACTCGCTGCTGTCATCAATGGCCGGATA CGTCGCATGTCTCGTGGGGTGAACCCGTCCCTGGTGAGCTGGCTGACCACTATGATGGGGCTGAGGCTTCAGGTGGTTCTGGAGCACATGCCTGTGGGCCCCGATGCCATCCTCAGATACGTCCGCAGGGTTGGCGACCCACCCCAG CCACTTCCTGAGGAGCCGATGGAAGTTCAGGGATCAGAGAGGACTTCTCCTGAGCCTCAG CGGGAGAATGCCTCCCCGGCCCCAGGAACAACGGCAGAAGAGGCCATGTCTCGAGGGCCTCCTCCTGCACctgagggcggcggcggcggctcccgtGAAGAGCAGGACGGAGCTGCAGCCGAGACTGAGCCTTGGGCAGCTGCCGTCCCCCCA GAGTGGGTCCCGATTATCCAGCAGGACATTCAGAGCCAGCGGAAAGTGAAGCCGCAGCCCCCCTTGAGCGATGCCTACCTCAGTGGTATGCCTGCCAAGAGACGCAAG ACGATGCAGGGTGAGGGCCCCCAGCTGCTTCTCTCAGAGGCCGTGAGCCGGGCAGCTAAGGCAGCCGGAGCTCGGCCCCTGACGAGCCCCGAGAGCCTGAGCCGGGACCTGGAGGCACCAGAGGTTCAGGAGAGCTACAGGCAGCAG ctccgGGCTGATATACAGAAGCGACTGCAGGAAGACCCCAACTACAGCCCCCAGCGCTTCCCTAATGCCCACCGGGCCTTCACTGATGATCCCTAG
- the BAG6 gene encoding large proline-rich protein BAG6 isoform X10: MEPTDSTSTTSSMEEPDSLEVLVKTLDSQTRTFIVGAQMNVKEFKEHIAASVSIPSEKQRLIYQGRVLQDDKKLQEYNVGGKVIHLVERAPPQTPLPSGASSGIGSASATHGGGPPPGTRGPGASVHDRNANSYVMVGTFNLPSDGSAVDVHINMEQAPIQSEPRVRLVMAQHMIRDIQTLLSRMEQSPLPLVSRISPLQCRGGPQAQHSQPPPQTPAVASEPVALSSQTSEAVESEVPPREPMEAEEVEERASAQSPELTPSGPAPVGPAPAPETNAPNHPSPAEYVEVLQELQRLESRLQPFLQRYYEVLGTAATTDYNNNQEGREEDQRLINLVGESLRLLGNTFVALSDLRCNLACAPPRHLHVVRPMSHYTTPMVLQQAAIPIQINVGTTVTMTGNGTRPPPTANAEAAPPGPGQASSLAPTSTTVESSTEGAPPPGPAPPPTTSHPRVIRISHQSVEPVVMMHMNIQDSGTQPGGVPSAPTGPLGPPGHGQTLGQQVPGFPTAPTRVVIARPTPPQARPSHPGGPPVSGTLGSGLGTNASLAQMVSGLVGQLLMQPVLVAQGTPGMAPPPAPATASASAGTTNTATTAGPAPGGPAQPPPPQPSAADLQFSQLLGNLLGPAGPGAGGPGMASPTITVAMPGVPAFLQGMTDFLQAAQTAPPPPPPPPPPPPAPEQQTVPPPGSPSGGTGSPGGLGLESLSPEFFTSVVQGVLNSLLGSLGARAGSSESIAAFIQRLSGSSNIFEPGADGALGFFGALLSLLCQNFSMVDVVMLLHGHFQPLQRLQPQLRSFFHQHYLGGQEPTPGNIRTATHTLITGLEEYVRESFSLVQVQPGVDIIRTNLEFLQEQFNSIAAHVLHCTDSGFGARLLELCNQGLFECLALNLHCLGGQQMELAAVINGRIRRMSRGVNPSLVSWLTTMMGLRLQVVLEHMPVGPDAILRYVRRVGDPPQPLPEEPMEVQGSERTSPEPQRENASPAPGTTAEEAMSRGPPPAPEGGGGGSREEQDGAAAETEPWAAAVPPEWVPIIQQDIQSQRKVKPQPPLSDAYLSGMPAKRRKTMQGEGPQLLLSEAVSRAAKAAGARPLTSPESLSRDLEAPEVQESYRQQLRADIQKRLQEDPNYSPQRFPNAHRAFTDDP; this comes from the exons ATGGAGCCCACTGATAGTACCAGTACCACTTCCAGTATGGAGGAGCCTGACAGCCTGGAGGTGCTGGTGAAGACCTTGGACTCTCAGACTCGGACATTTATTGTGGGGGCCCAG ATGAATGTAAAGGAGTTTAAAGAGCACATTGCTGCCTCTGTTAGTATTCCCTCTGAGAAACAACGGCTCATTTATCAGGGACGAGTTCTGCAGGATGATAAGAAGCTCCAGGAATACA ATGTTGGGGGAAAGGTTATTCACCTGGTGGAACGGGCTCCTCCTCAGACTCCGCTCCCTTCTGGGGCATCTTCTGGGATAGGATCTGCCTCAGCCACCCATGGTGGAGGACCCCCGCCTGGTACTCGGGGGCCTGGGGCCTCTGTTCATGACCGGAATGCCAACAGCTATGTCATGGTTGGAACCTTTAACCTTCCT AGTGACGGCTCTGCTGTGGATGTTCACATCAACATGGAACAGGCCCCGATTCAG AGTGAGCCCCGAGTACGGCTGGTGATGGCTCAACACATGATCAGGGATATACAAACCTTACTATCCCGGATGGAG CAGTCTCCTCTTCCTCTGGTATCCCGAATCTCTCCACTTCAGTGTCGAGGGGGACCCCAAGCACAGCATAGTCAGCCGCCCCCCCAGACACCAGCTGTGGCCTCGGAGCCGGTAGCCTTGAGCTCTCAAACATCAGAAGCAGTTGAGAGTGAAGTGCCTCCTCGGGAGCCTATGGAGGCAGAAGAAGTGGAGGAGCGTGCCTCAGCCCAGAGCCCGGAACTCACCCCTTCTGGCCCAGCCCCAGTGggcccagcacctgccccagAGACAAATGCACCCAA TCATCCTTCCCCTGCGGAGTATGTCGAAGTGCTTCAGGAGCTACAGCGGCTtgagagccgccttcagcccttcTTGCAGCGCTACTACGAGGTTCTGGGTACTGCTGCCACCACGGACTACAACAATAAC CAGGAGGGCCGAGAAGAGGACCAGCGCTTGATCAACTTAGTGGGGGAGAGCCTGCGGCTGCTGGGTAACACTTTCGTGGCGCTGTCTGACCTGCGCTGCAATCTGGCCTGTGCGCCCCCACGACACCTGCATGTGGTCCGGCCCATGTCTCACTACACTACCCCCATGGTGCTTCAGCAAGCAGCCATTCCCATCCAG ATCAATGTGGGAACCACTGTGACCATGACGGGGAATGGGACTCGGCCCCCCCCAACTGCCAATGCGGAGGCAGCTCCCCCTGGTCCTGGGCAGGCCTCGTCCCTGGCTCCCACTTCTACCACTGTCGAGTCTTCAACCGAGGGGGCTCCCCCGCCAGGGCCAGCTCCCCCCCCAACCACCAGTCACCCGAGGGTCATCCGAATTTCCCACCAGAGCGTGGAACCCGTGGTCATGATGCACATGAATATCCAAG aTTCCGGCACACAGCCTGGTGGAGTTCCGAGTGCTCCCACTGGCCCCCTAGGACCCCCTGGTCATGGCCAGACCCTGG GACAGCAGGTGCCAGGCTTCCCTACGGCTCCGACCCGGGTGGTGATTGCCCGGCCCACCCCTCCACAGGCTCGGCCTTCCCATCCTGGGGGGCCCCCCGTCTCGGGTACTCTA GGCTCCGGGCTAGGTACCAATGCTTCTCTGGCCCAGATGGTGAGCGGCCTTGTGGGGCAGCTCCTGATGCAGCCTGTTCTGGTGG CTCAGGGGACCCCAGGAATGGctccacctccagcccctgccaCTGCTTCAGCTAGTGCCGGCACTACCAACACCGCTACCACAGCTGGCCCTGCTCCCGGGGGGcctgcccagcctcctccccctcAGCCCTCGGCCGCCGACCTGCAGTTCTCTCAGCTCCTGGGGAACTTGCTGGGgccagcagggcctggggccGGCGGGCCTGGCATGGCTTCTCCCACCATCACCGTGGCCATGCCCGGCGTCCCCGCCTTTCTACAGGGCATGACTGACTTTCTGCAG GCAGCACAGacagcccctccacccccgccgccgccgccgcccccgcccccagcaccgGAGCAGCAGACTGTGCCCCCACCAGGGTCCCCTTCTGGTGGCACAGGGAGTCCTGGAGGCCTGGGTCTTGAGAGCCTTTCACCGGAGTTTTTTACATCTGTGGTGCAGGGTGTGCTGAActccctgctgggctccctgggggcgCGGGCCGGCAGCAGTGAGAGCATCGCTGCTTTCATCCAGCGCCTCAGCGGATCCAGTAACATCTTCGAGCCTGGGGCAGATGGGGCCCTCG GATTCTTCGGGGCCCTGCTTTCTCTTTTGTGCCAGAACTTTTCCATGGTAGACGTGGTGATGCTTCTTCACGGCCATTTCCAGCCACTGCAGCGGCTCCAGCCCCAGCTGCGGTCCTTTTTCCACCAGCACTACCTGGGTGGCCAAGAGCCCACACCCGGTAACATACGG ACGGCGACCCACACATTGATCACGGGGCTGGAAGAATACGTGCGGGAGAGTTTC TCTTTGGTGCAGGTTCAGCCTGGTGTGGACATCATCCGGACCAACCTGGAGTTTCTCCAGGAGCAGTTCAACAGCATTGCTGCTCATGTGCTGCACTGCACAG ATAGTGGATTTGGGGCCCGTTTGTTGGAGTTGTGTAACCAGGGCCTGTTTGAGTGCCTGGCCCTCAACCTGCACTGCTTGGGGGGCCAGCAGATGGAACTCGCTGCTGTCATCAATGGCCGGATA CGTCGCATGTCTCGTGGGGTGAACCCGTCCCTGGTGAGCTGGCTGACCACTATGATGGGGCTGAGGCTTCAGGTGGTTCTGGAGCACATGCCTGTGGGCCCCGATGCCATCCTCAGATACGTCCGCAGGGTTGGCGACCCACCCCAG CCACTTCCTGAGGAGCCGATGGAAGTTCAGGGATCAGAGAGGACTTCTCCTGAGCCTCAG CGGGAGAATGCCTCCCCGGCCCCAGGAACAACGGCAGAAGAGGCCATGTCTCGAGGGCCTCCTCCTGCACctgagggcggcggcggcggctcccgtGAAGAGCAGGACGGAGCTGCAGCCGAGACTGAGCCTTGGGCAGCTGCCGTCCCCCCA GAGTGGGTCCCGATTATCCAGCAGGACATTCAGAGCCAGCGGAAAGTGAAGCCGCAGCCCCCCTTGAGCGATGCCTACCTCAGTGGTATGCCTGCCAAGAGACGCAAG ACGATGCAGGGTGAGGGCCCCCAGCTGCTTCTCTCAGAGGCCGTGAGCCGGGCAGCTAAGGCAGCCGGAGCTCGGCCCCTGACGAGCCCCGAGAGCCTGAGCCGGGACCTGGAGGCACCAGAGGTTCAGGAGAGCTACAGGCAGCAG ctccgGGCTGATATACAGAAGCGACTGCAGGAAGACCCCAACTACAGCCCCCAGCGCTTCCCTAATGCCCACCGGGCCTTCACTGATGATCCCTAG